From Myxococcales bacterium, a single genomic window includes:
- the nadE gene encoding NAD(+) synthase: MRLVKVAAATLNQTPLDWEGNKRNILAAIAAARTAGVGILCLPELCISGYGCEDMFLSPGVLSTSMRVLVELLPETRGLVVNFGLPLRHNKAVFNCSALVADGKLLGFVAKRALAGDGIHYEPRWFKPWPRGKRGVTEVEGRALPVGDLHFSCGGIKIGFEICEDAWIAKRPGAELSLDAVDVILNPSASHFAFGKKDVRRRLVLEGSRAFGVTYVYSNLVGNEAGRAIYDGDAAIASGGRLSAVSPRFSFADHALISSTVDVDLTRGRHGWLSSFRPQVEAEPGECVSVPHEYPVPEITRETLVEAAWESGSELKEEEFARAVSLALFDYLRKSKARGFVISLSGGADSSAVACLCAMAVRFAVQELGLAGVAQKLAHIPKVAAAKSEREIVHLLLTTAYQATKNSGEITRKAARTVAEALGARHVELDVDALVEGYVKLASSALGRPLAWETDDIALQNIQARVRAPSVWLLANVMGALLLSTSNRSEAAVGYATMDGDTAGGLSPITGIDKAYLRRWLAWLETRGPAGLGPIPELGAVNVQQPTAELRPASAHQTDEGDLMPYVLLDAIERAAIRDKRTPVEVWQLMRAEFPEYEAAELVTWVERFFRLFSQNQWKRERYAPSFHVDDESLDPKTWCRFPILSGGFERELAELRARYGKGS; encoded by the coding sequence ATGCGTTTGGTCAAAGTCGCCGCTGCCACGCTCAATCAGACGCCGCTCGATTGGGAGGGCAACAAGCGAAATATCCTGGCCGCCATCGCCGCTGCGCGCACGGCCGGAGTGGGCATCCTGTGTCTGCCGGAGCTTTGTATCTCGGGCTACGGCTGCGAAGACATGTTCCTGTCGCCAGGTGTCCTCTCGACGAGCATGCGGGTCTTGGTCGAGCTCTTGCCGGAGACTCGGGGGCTGGTGGTGAATTTCGGGCTGCCGCTCCGGCACAACAAAGCCGTGTTCAACTGCTCCGCGCTCGTCGCCGATGGCAAGCTGCTGGGCTTCGTTGCGAAGCGGGCCCTCGCCGGCGACGGAATCCACTACGAACCGCGCTGGTTCAAGCCGTGGCCTCGGGGCAAGCGTGGCGTGACCGAGGTGGAAGGGCGAGCGCTGCCAGTGGGCGACCTCCACTTTTCTTGCGGCGGGATCAAGATCGGCTTCGAGATCTGCGAAGACGCCTGGATCGCCAAGCGGCCCGGAGCCGAGCTGTCGCTCGACGCCGTCGACGTGATCTTGAATCCGTCAGCGAGCCACTTTGCTTTCGGGAAGAAGGACGTGCGTCGGCGCCTGGTGCTGGAGGGCTCCCGGGCCTTCGGTGTGACCTACGTGTACTCGAACCTCGTGGGCAACGAGGCCGGGCGCGCCATCTACGACGGTGATGCGGCCATCGCGTCGGGCGGACGTTTGTCGGCAGTGTCGCCCCGCTTCTCGTTCGCGGACCACGCACTCATCAGTTCGACCGTGGACGTCGATTTGACGCGGGGACGGCATGGCTGGCTCTCGAGCTTCCGCCCGCAGGTCGAGGCGGAGCCCGGCGAGTGTGTGAGTGTGCCGCACGAGTATCCCGTGCCCGAGATCACCCGCGAGACGTTGGTCGAGGCAGCGTGGGAGAGCGGCTCGGAATTGAAAGAAGAGGAGTTCGCGCGGGCCGTGTCCCTGGCGCTGTTCGACTACCTGCGGAAGAGCAAGGCGCGGGGCTTCGTGATCTCACTCTCGGGCGGCGCGGACTCGAGCGCCGTGGCCTGTCTGTGTGCCATGGCGGTGCGGTTCGCCGTGCAGGAGCTCGGTCTGGCAGGCGTGGCCCAAAAACTCGCACACATCCCCAAGGTCGCGGCGGCCAAGAGCGAGCGTGAGATCGTGCATCTGCTGCTCACCACGGCGTACCAGGCCACCAAGAACAGCGGGGAGATCACGCGCAAGGCGGCGCGGACGGTCGCCGAAGCACTCGGCGCGCGCCACGTCGAGCTCGACGTGGATGCACTGGTCGAGGGTTACGTGAAGCTCGCGTCGTCGGCGCTCGGGCGACCTCTCGCGTGGGAGACGGACGACATTGCGCTGCAGAACATCCAGGCGCGGGTGCGCGCGCCGAGTGTGTGGCTGCTGGCGAACGTGATGGGCGCGCTCCTGCTCTCGACGAGCAATCGTTCCGAGGCGGCCGTGGGCTACGCAACCATGGACGGTGACACCGCCGGAGGCCTCTCGCCCATCACCGGCATCGACAAGGCCTACTTGCGGCGCTGGCTCGCGTGGCTGGAGACGCGAGGGCCCGCGGGGCTCGGTCCGATCCCGGAGCTTGGGGCCGTGAACGTGCAGCAGCCCACGGCGGAGCTGCGCCCTGCCTCGGCGCATCAGACCGACGAAGGCGACCTGATGCCGTACGTGCTCCTGGACGCCATCGAACGCGCGGCGATCCGCGACAAGCGCACGCCGGTCGAGGTGTGGCAGCTGATGCGCGCCGAATTCCCGGAGTACGAAGCGGCCGAGCTCGTGACCTGGGTCGAGCGCTTCTTTCGCCTGTTCAGCCAGAATCAGTGGAAGCGCGAGCGCTACGCGCCCAGCTTTCACGTCGACGACGAGAGCCTGGATCCGAAGACCTGGTGCCGCTTCCCGATCCTGAGCGGCGGTTTCGAGCGAGAGCTGGCTGAGCTCCGCGCGCGCTACGGAAAAGGGTCGTGA
- a CDS encoding sigma-70 family RNA polymerase sigma factor, translating into MNVHADELRLLEAAQGGDDAALSEIIARYSPSIFRFGMKMCRNEEDAEEVMQDTLLAAARHLGDFRGQSSLSTWLYTIARSFCIKRRRKHVGEPKRHEPLHELSAEGVPELVDATAPDLRAEANELGAALERAIDELDPMYRDVLVLRDVEGLTAPEVGAVLELSVEAVKSRLHRARAQVRDRIAPLFAPEPEAPPGTSCPDVIEILSRHLEDDVSPEVCSEMELHVAGCPRCNARCSSLRQALALCKASPLPEVSPEICALVKRQMRAALVELEGQTR; encoded by the coding sequence ATGAACGTCCATGCTGACGAGCTCCGGCTGCTTGAAGCGGCCCAGGGCGGCGATGATGCGGCGCTCAGCGAGATCATCGCCCGTTATTCGCCGAGCATCTTCCGCTTCGGCATGAAGATGTGCCGGAACGAAGAGGACGCGGAGGAGGTCATGCAGGACACACTCCTCGCCGCCGCGCGGCACCTCGGAGATTTCCGAGGGCAGAGCTCGCTCTCCACCTGGCTCTACACCATCGCCCGCAGCTTCTGCATCAAGCGCCGCCGGAAACACGTCGGGGAGCCCAAACGACACGAGCCGTTGCACGAGCTGAGCGCCGAGGGTGTTCCCGAGCTCGTCGACGCGACCGCACCGGACCTGCGCGCCGAGGCCAACGAGCTCGGAGCGGCGCTCGAGCGCGCCATCGACGAGCTGGACCCGATGTATCGCGACGTCCTGGTGCTCCGGGACGTCGAAGGGCTGACCGCGCCGGAGGTCGGAGCGGTGCTCGAGCTGAGCGTCGAGGCGGTCAAGAGCCGCCTCCACCGAGCCAGGGCACAGGTCCGCGATCGCATCGCTCCGCTGTTCGCACCCGAGCCAGAGGCGCCGCCCGGAACGAGCTGCCCGGACGTGATCGAGATCCTGTCACGCCACCTCGAAGACGACGTGAGCCCAGAGGTGTGCAGCGAGATGGAGCTTCACGTGGCGGGCTGCCCGCGCTGCAACGCCCGCTGCAGTTCCCTGAGGCAAGCTTTGGCGCTGTGCAAAGCGTCCCCCCTGCCGGAGGTCTCACCAGAAATCTGCGCGCTGGTGAAACGACAAATGCGGGCCGCGCTCGTGGAGCTAGAGGGACAGACCAGGTAG
- a CDS encoding glycoside hydrolase family 31 protein yields the protein MRAWPLILCAPLSVIGCGGDDGGDGGGGPDEVSLNAGDTSLVARAKQGTIELRRGDAVLLSLPADAFVLGSVEEVTDAANYDPAPMLTGDPSAKEPEGLAWNTGVSFVIESHSATALTLRMKHEGGFVSTVELAVGADDRFTGKLTPADAARIAYLGVKPKVGATEAFYGLGEYFDSVNHRGKVRAMQLEVSSALESSNNEAHVPIPFVTGTTGFGLFVESRYPAAFDVAKTDPERLAAIFGTGLASDAGLGFHLFAAAQPLDVTRLYYDVTGYPRLPARWGLGPTVWRDENDDQAQVEADLTAMRTLDLATSAVWIDRPYATGVNTFDFDATKFTNAKAMIDKAHALGFRMSLWHTPYLDEKDPSTQALRDEATAKGYYPKERGLLLNKWGTPIDLTNPAAKAWWQSQIKKYIDLGIEGFKLDYGEDVVPGVFGARNIWQFSDGSDERTMHAGFPLLYHETYAGLLPDEGNFLLCRGGSYGDQVNVSVIWPGDLDASFARHAEKVTEKGQTYSAVGGLPAALIAGIGLGPSGFPFYGSDTGGYRHSPPDKELFTRWFQSTALSPVMQIGTSSNDVAWEPTADNGFDQEMLDWYRTYTRLHLRLFPYIWTYAKRLATDGRPIQRALGLVYPELGEHPDDVFLLGDSLLVAPVVERGKTSRDVPLPEGDWVDWWTGKSHTGAKSISVSAPLQTLPLFLKAGGIVPMLRPTIDTMSPTTDATVDSYATSPGVLWARVAPGPASSFVLFDGAEIGQEELGPSVNLTSKDGSELKYGVVFELVGFGAAPANVSDGGAALTQAASAAALDGAASGWAFEGGSLLVKVPAGTHSVSVVR from the coding sequence ATGCGCGCGTGGCCTTTGATCTTGTGTGCACCGCTGTCCGTGATCGGTTGCGGCGGCGATGACGGCGGCGACGGCGGTGGGGGGCCCGACGAGGTCAGCTTGAACGCGGGCGACACGAGCCTGGTGGCCCGGGCAAAACAAGGAACGATCGAGCTCCGGCGCGGGGATGCCGTACTGCTCTCGCTACCAGCCGATGCGTTCGTGCTCGGCAGCGTGGAGGAGGTGACGGACGCCGCCAACTACGATCCGGCGCCAATGCTCACCGGCGATCCTTCCGCGAAGGAGCCGGAGGGGCTGGCCTGGAACACGGGAGTCAGCTTCGTGATCGAGTCGCACTCCGCGACGGCACTCACGCTGCGCATGAAACACGAGGGCGGCTTCGTTTCGACGGTCGAGCTCGCCGTCGGCGCTGACGATCGGTTTACCGGCAAGCTCACTCCCGCGGATGCCGCGCGCATCGCCTACCTCGGTGTCAAACCGAAAGTCGGCGCCACAGAGGCGTTTTATGGGCTCGGCGAGTACTTCGACAGCGTCAATCACCGCGGAAAGGTCCGCGCCATGCAGCTGGAGGTCTCGAGCGCCCTCGAGAGCAGCAACAACGAGGCCCACGTACCAATCCCGTTCGTCACCGGCACGACCGGCTTCGGCTTGTTCGTCGAGAGCCGATACCCAGCGGCCTTCGACGTGGCCAAGACCGATCCCGAGAGGCTGGCCGCCATCTTTGGCACTGGTCTCGCCAGCGACGCGGGGCTCGGGTTTCACCTCTTCGCCGCGGCGCAGCCCCTGGACGTCACGCGCCTCTATTACGACGTGACGGGTTACCCCCGCCTGCCCGCTCGCTGGGGGCTCGGCCCAACGGTGTGGCGTGACGAGAACGACGACCAGGCCCAGGTCGAGGCGGATCTCACCGCCATGCGTACCCTCGATCTTGCCACGAGCGCCGTCTGGATCGACCGTCCGTACGCGACCGGGGTCAATACCTTCGACTTCGACGCGACGAAGTTCACCAACGCCAAGGCGATGATCGACAAGGCACACGCCTTGGGTTTTCGCATGTCGCTCTGGCACACCCCGTACCTCGACGAAAAAGATCCCAGCACGCAGGCCCTGCGCGACGAAGCCACGGCCAAGGGTTACTACCCGAAGGAGCGCGGGTTGCTCCTGAACAAGTGGGGAACTCCCATCGACCTCACGAACCCCGCGGCGAAAGCCTGGTGGCAGAGCCAGATCAAGAAGTACATCGATCTCGGCATCGAGGGTTTCAAGCTCGACTATGGCGAGGATGTCGTTCCGGGAGTCTTCGGCGCACGCAACATCTGGCAGTTCTCCGATGGCAGCGACGAACGCACGATGCACGCGGGCTTCCCGCTGCTCTATCACGAGACCTACGCCGGACTGCTGCCGGACGAAGGGAACTTCCTGCTCTGTCGTGGCGGCAGCTACGGCGACCAGGTCAACGTCTCGGTGATCTGGCCCGGTGACCTCGACGCCAGCTTCGCGCGCCACGCCGAGAAGGTGACCGAGAAGGGCCAGACCTACTCCGCGGTCGGCGGATTGCCCGCGGCTCTCATCGCCGGCATCGGGCTCGGACCCTCGGGTTTTCCGTTCTACGGCTCGGACACCGGGGGTTATCGACACTCACCGCCGGACAAGGAGCTCTTCACTCGCTGGTTCCAGAGCACGGCGCTTTCGCCCGTGATGCAGATCGGAACCAGCAGCAACGACGTGGCCTGGGAGCCTACCGCGGACAACGGCTTCGACCAGGAGATGCTCGACTGGTATCGCACGTACACCCGCCTGCACCTGCGACTGTTCCCGTACATCTGGACCTACGCGAAACGGCTCGCCACCGACGGTCGCCCCATCCAGCGCGCGCTCGGCCTGGTCTACCCCGAGCTCGGTGAGCACCCGGACGACGTATTCTTGCTGGGCGACTCCCTGCTCGTTGCCCCCGTCGTCGAGCGCGGCAAGACGTCGCGAGACGTGCCGTTGCCCGAGGGCGACTGGGTCGATTGGTGGACGGGAAAATCCCACACCGGCGCCAAATCCATCAGCGTCAGCGCTCCGCTCCAGACGCTGCCGCTGTTCTTGAAGGCCGGTGGCATCGTGCCGATGCTGCGCCCCACCATCGACACCATGAGCCCGACCACGGACGCAACCGTGGACTCGTACGCGACCTCACCCGGGGTGCTATGGGCGCGCGTCGCGCCGGGACCGGCGTCGAGCTTCGTGCTGTTCGACGGCGCGGAGATCGGCCAGGAAGAGCTCGGCCCGAGCGTCAACCTGACGAGCAAGGACGGCAGCGAGCTGAAGTACGGCGTCGTCTTCGAGCTGGTCGGCTTTGGCGCCGCGCCCGCGAACGTGAGCGACGGCGGAGCAGCGCTGACTCAAGCCGCGAGCGCCGCCGCGCTGGACGGCGCGGCGAGCGGCTGGGCGTTCGAGGGAGGCTCGCTGCTCGTCAAAGTTCCGGCGGGCACCCACAGTGTGAGCGTGGTGCGCTAG